Genomic DNA from Mus caroli chromosome 8, CAROLI_EIJ_v1.1, whole genome shotgun sequence:
NNNNNNNNNNNNNNNNNNNNNNNNNNNNNNNNNNNNNNNNNNNNNNNNNNNNNNNNNNNNNNNNNNNNNtctctctctctctctctctctctctctctctctctctctctctctctctctctctctctctctctctctctctctctctctctctctctctctcagtgtgtgtctgtcttcatctttgtctctgtctgtctatctctaaTCTACTTATTGTCctccttttttttcattctttcttctaagCACATTTTAACAGTATGTATTGTGTGATTGCTGAAACAAACCAAGGactctttcatttttaacttgAAGAAGCCTAATTTAGACTCACTCTGAGCTGATCTGCAGTGCCTGACTTCCATTTTCTAATTCCTGGTGCTAAGCTTAAGATTATGAAATGAGTGTCTTATAGGTAGCTTAAAATTTATAACATGAAGAATGTTTGATTCTTATCTGAAAAAGTTATTCATTTAGAAATCTTTATATTTAATGAGTATAGAGTCTcctaactgctgaggcatctttcTAGGCTCCAGATTGTATTTCATCCTTGACaataggcaaacaaaacaaagggattCACAACTCAAGAGAGGGAGCTAAACAAGTAAGAGAGAatgtgaaatgaatgaatgaatgaatgaatgaataaagcatTGACCTCAAAGTGCATCAGACAGAAATgatatagagaagaaaataatttcactaATTTTGTTGAAGGGTTCTGGTTTGCAAAGGAGCATCTGTGTTCCATGAGATACACAAATACTCTGTCTGACATTTAGATGAATGTAAAGAacaagggaggaggggagaagatgGAAGGATGACGTTAAGACTGGATTTTAGACATTAGAAACTATCAAAAATAagatttttacttttgatttctATTGTAAATTACTTAGGAATCAAGTTATCATTAAGCAAGTCTTATAATGAAGGTTTGGGGCCAATACTTCATTTAAAACAGGTACCAGGAAGTTAAAATACCTTAATTAAaaatgggaagatggctcagtgataaaaaGTGCATGCTGTGCAAGTATGAAGATCTGAATTTGGATCCCAGTGTCCTTGCAGAAGCATAGAGAGCTTCTGGTGCATATTTGTAATGCTAGCACAAAGAATGATCCCACAGGCacacaggccagccagccagccagacctCTCAATGAGTTCCAGTTCACTGAGACACTCTATATCAAAAATTGAGGCAGAGAAGAATTGACGAACGTATCTTATaacaacctctggcctctatatgtgcctgcacacatgttcatacacattCATACCCAACAGCTGTTTCTGATACAAAACCAAGGATCTTTTATGTGGAAAAGGAGAGGCAGGGCTGCTGTGAAGAGGCTGAAGACTCAGAATCCTTACCGAGGTCTAGCCTGATGGACCTGAAAATTCCCATCAGTCAGGGGTAGAGCAGACCCTTCAACATTTGGGACCTAGGAAAACTAGCACCCCTTTATACAGCATCAGTGGCCAGAACTGGATTCAGTTCTGCTAAAACAGACAATCCAGTTTTGGGGGCATGGGGAGCCTGCTGGGATGTACTCAAGATAATAGCACACTGGACTGTATTTCTGACTTGAGGCTTTCAACTCTAACATGTGTTTTTCTTACTTATTCCAGCCTTTTCCCAAATCATCAACAATCCAATAACATGCATGACCAATGGAGGCATATGCTGGGGTCCGTGCCCTACCACTTTGCGACAGGTTGGCAATTGTGGCCATTTTAAATTCAGATGCTGTAAGATAAGATAGATAAAAAGATGAAGAACCAGCAAGATGAATAAATTGCCAGAATTTGCTCCTCCATGAAGATGCACAAATCAAACCTAATTAAAGTTCTTTGattactttctctaactccagttctaggatgcACACCTTCTTTTGACCTTTATAACAACCATTTTCAgaatacatacagaaaaaaataccatacatatgaaattataataatagtaataattataattttaaaaataaagtcactgAAAAAATACTTTGCCTTCGGACTtcgcatacatatatacatgcattcacCTGGCCAAGCAAGCTcactcaacaggttctccagggcaggaagaggattaaaaagaaaaaagacaattatacaacactgtagcatgaccctAGCCAGTTATTAGGCTGAagtggatttatttttttccagtctgcttttaaaCCATCTTAAGAACATGCAAAATAAGATCAGTTCTGGGTAAAAGAACAAGCAAGGTAATAAACAAAATCCCATAAACACCTTTCTAGGGGCTAGTCAGGATGACCAAGACAAAAGGAATGCCACACATGCCTCAGCTGAgcctgctctgagctttgcattaactcaaatataAATGTTCTTAATCTGGGCCTATTTCCTGAGTTGTGGTCCAAAGTCAGATTCCCAACATGAACTTAGTTCCTTTGTCCTGGTCTGATGTCAAATTCCCATCAAATGTGTagaagtgctcacaaaaagttCTCCATATCTCCCCCTTTTATATTCCATAAACAAGACTGCACCTGTCTTAGGTCATTCTGACAAGAATGCCTTCTTTACCTGTCATGGAATACACATTAtcaatatattcttaaatattattaaaaatattctgttttaGGTTGGTAAGGCTCTGTACAGAATCTTACCTGTCCTTAGCTGCCAGCCTGTTAATAATTCTGTATTGGGATCCATTTTATAGTTTCAAGCCATGTATTTTAGCTGCCAACATATTGATGTTGTTAAAGGCAAGTTTTATCACAATGGGAAGGAATAAAAGTATTCCCAGGACATGAAGGGCTAGCATGATCAAGCTATATATGCCATCCTTGAAGCTTGACCAAGATTGAAATACTGACTTCATGCCACAAATAAATTTATCAGTAATATCTGCAGCATCAAAGCTTAACAGAGCAATATCCTTTAAATTCATAATCTTGGTATGCAAAGTTAAAGTATCCAGACAGGTGTTAGAATTGTGCCAAATACCCTGCAAGTATCTTTGAGCTTTTTCTTGATTATAGTGACTATCGTTGTAAAGTTTAGAAGTAACACAAATCTGTTGGTATTTAGCATAACACTTGAGATGGTGTCTTACTCTTAAACTCTGAACCTCCTCACCAATAATTTGAATAGTATCATAAAGAGCATAAATCTGTTGTTCCAAAAGCCTATCTAAATCCTCTGGAATACTCAGAATATTAGTAATAGGTTTTGCTAAATGATTACCAAAAGTAGCTATCTTATCTTCTTGTGTCAAAGCCATTGCAGAAGCAGTGGTACTAGGTATTAATGCAAATAACACTGCTTAAACAGCAATAATCAATAAGCAATAAACAAGCCCACTTTTGCTTAAAGCCTGACTCATTTCTTCCAGTACTTGGAAGCCTTTTTCAGAATACTAGGATCCTGAAATATTCACAAGCAATAGTACAAAAGCTGGTTGATAAATAACCATTACCAACACGCCATATTTCAATACactaacaaaatgagaaattgtGCAATCAACACAACTTACATCAAATCctgtagaagaaacaaaagtaattttaacatgGCTAATTAATAAATGATTAGGAGTCTTAACATGAGAAATAACACTTGTTCAAAATCCTGATCCTGTCCCAATATTTTCTATTGCCAATGTAACTTCAGCTAAAGCTAACTTCTTGATATGCTGTCTGGACTGGTCTGCTTCTGATTGCCGAAGGCCTATGGACATCTCCTTTTGCTCAATGTTTGATTGATTCCCTGACCAATCAATGACTCACATTTATTGGAAATATTAAACCACATTGGGGGTTTATTATAACATTCTTTCTATCTAATAACTTTGATAAATGCCAGTTCCATATTCTCTATGGGTTCAGACCCATAAGGTCTCATGAGGATCAGGGGCAGATACTTCATAATGTTTAGGCATGCCTATCACTAGGCTTTGAGTTACAGtttgtgaaatgctttttttccccaaatttgaGGAAACAGTGAAATACACCAATCGTTTTCCCAACCAGTGGCACAAGTTTCTTCTAGTCTGGGCTGATGTCCTAATCAGTCTTGGACATGAACTCCATAGCCAGTCCCAAAACACCCAAAGGAAGCtctactcccaggtgctctaacatgtccaggatcacagaatcacttGATGCCAGGAACTTGGtcaaaccaggatctcagggtcccagaggcaccTTGACTCCCAGGATCTCTGACACACctaggatctcagaatcacaacatcccagagacagcttgactctgaggagttctgacacaaccaggatcacagggaggacaggctccagtcagatatagcgagggcaggtagcactagagataaccagatggctggaggcaagtgtaagaataTAAGCCTCAGAAACcatggttacttggcatcatcagaacccaattctcctaccAGAGCAAGGTGAGGAGATACCTTCTCACTGTAAAAGCAaggtttggatttaaaatcacttctcatgatgatgatacagGACTTTAAAGGACATAAATGGGCCGTCTTGGGCACGAACTCTGTGGATGGTCCCCagtcctcagaggactctccatgcttcaggcaccctagcacacccaggatcttaggatcactgaggagagttggcctccaaagagggctctgaccctgggactcaggtgagagtgccatcttgtacctgggtctctcagagaccagtccccacaggagagcacatgggccacagaagcaacagagcttcttggacagggtcccttcgggccttcatcttcagccaggaggtggatcagagctccagacctctgtgcaccttccctacaagaggagagcttgcctgcagagagtgctctgaccactggtaCTCTGGAGAGTTGAATTtcaaggagtgctgacagaggctaacagaatcagaggaggaacgacctccagccagagacagctagaacatctaacaccagagattaccagatggcaaaaaggcaaacataagaatcttactaacagaaaccaagacagctcagcatcatcagaacccattactcCCATCACAGTGAGTCATGGATACTctaacacatcagaaaagcaagattctgatttaaaatcatatct
This window encodes:
- the LOC110300661 gene encoding beta-defensin 4, yielding MRIHYLLFTFLLVLLSPLAAFSQIINNPITCMTNGGICWGPCPTTLRQVGNCGHFKFRCCKIR